In Limnochordia bacterium, a genomic segment contains:
- the rapZ gene encoding RNase adapter RapZ — protein sequence MVSLAEDTKLVIITGLSGAGKTETIRCFEDYGYFCVDNLPPVLLVKFAELFSHSDGKFQGVAIVCDIRGGEFFDDLFAALEELELMGYQHSILFLEASDEILIRRYKETRRRHPLSKERGISEGISEERRRLGELRGCADRIIDTSALSVPQLKAELTAYLDKAESDRLTVTCISFGFAKGIPLDADLVIDVRFLPNPFYVDSLKHLTGNDGPVDEYIFKWPITQRFMDKFLDFVSFLVPQYVSEGKTHLTIAVGCTGGRHRSVAVTNHLAAYVKRQGYKTVLEHRDI from the coding sequence ATGGTTAGCTTGGCTGAAGACACTAAACTAGTGATTATTACCGGATTGTCCGGAGCTGGTAAGACTGAGACAATTCGCTGTTTTGAGGACTATGGTTACTTTTGTGTGGACAACTTGCCACCAGTCTTACTGGTTAAATTTGCTGAATTGTTCTCACATTCCGATGGCAAGTTTCAAGGAGTGGCCATCGTATGCGATATTCGCGGGGGCGAGTTCTTTGATGATCTGTTTGCTGCCCTCGAGGAACTAGAGCTAATGGGGTACCAGCACAGCATCCTCTTTCTCGAGGCTTCAGATGAGATCTTGATCCGGCGCTATAAAGAGACAAGACGCCGGCATCCCCTCTCCAAAGAGCGAGGTATCTCCGAGGGAATCTCCGAGGAGCGTCGCCGTCTTGGTGAGTTACGGGGATGTGCGGATCGGATCATCGATACCTCTGCTCTATCCGTTCCACAGCTTAAGGCAGAGCTTACCGCCTATCTGGACAAGGCGGAAAGTGACAGACTAACGGTTACATGCATTTCCTTTGGTTTTGCGAAGGGGATTCCCCTAGATGCCGATTTGGTTATTGATGTTCGTTTCCTACCGAATCCCTTTTACGTGGACTCATTAAAACACCTGACCGGAAACGATGGGCCGGTGGATGAATACATCTTTAAATGGCCCATCACCCAGCGGTTTATGGACAAGTTTCTTGACTTTGTGTCTTTCCTAGTGCCCCAATATGTATCCGAAGGGAAGACCCATTTGACTATCGCCGTTGGTTGTACCGGAGGTAGGCATCGTTCCGTGGCTGTAACCAATCATCTAGCGGCCTATGTAAAACGTCAAGGGTACAAGACTGTGCTTGAGCATCGCGATATTTAG
- a CDS encoding YvcK family protein, giving the protein MHFWKWLYPGMRVKRWVALIIFGIFLLALGLGLAVNSPDWGPFFAGLAEPLRQLVAPGSYEGLAIGFLVLGIGAVTFGIRQVVLSITGVLCPYQAEDIVDVVYKTRQLNRGPKIVVIGGGTGLSTMLRGLKEYTTNITAIVTTTDDGGSSGRLSQELGVLPPGDIRNNLVALADTEPLMEKLFQYRFSQGNGLAGHSFGNLFLAAMTDITGDFQEAIKLSSRVLAVRGLVLPSTLNRVVLEAEFADGSKASGECSIVEQRKKISRVSLSPKNPKPTDLAVSAIDEADIIILGPGSLYTSILPNLLVKEIASAIAQASALKIYVCNIMTQPGETDGYTASDHVRAVFDHVGLPIVDYVIMNSEPVTVELAKRYAKEGSYAVEVDAAQIRSLGCIPVVHPLLDGQCLAHHAPDRLASIIMNILFATWGA; this is encoded by the coding sequence ATGCATTTCTGGAAATGGTTGTACCCCGGCATGCGGGTAAAAAGATGGGTTGCTCTGATTATTTTTGGTATCTTTCTCCTGGCCCTAGGACTGGGCTTGGCAGTGAACAGCCCGGATTGGGGACCCTTTTTTGCGGGGCTTGCAGAACCGTTGAGGCAGTTGGTGGCCCCCGGTTCCTACGAAGGACTAGCCATTGGGTTTTTGGTCTTAGGAATAGGTGCAGTTACCTTTGGGATCCGGCAGGTAGTTCTTTCGATTACAGGTGTTCTTTGCCCCTACCAAGCTGAGGATATTGTTGATGTGGTGTATAAGACGAGGCAGCTAAACCGGGGGCCCAAGATCGTTGTAATTGGTGGGGGAACGGGCCTTAGTACCATGCTCCGGGGACTAAAGGAGTATACTACGAACATTACCGCCATCGTCACCACAACCGATGATGGCGGTAGTTCTGGTAGGCTTTCCCAGGAGCTTGGGGTTCTTCCGCCGGGAGATATCAGAAACAACTTAGTTGCCCTAGCGGATACAGAACCATTGATGGAGAAGCTGTTCCAGTATCGGTTTTCCCAGGGAAATGGACTTGCGGGTCATAGTTTTGGCAACTTGTTCTTGGCGGCCATGACAGATATTACCGGAGACTTTCAGGAAGCGATTAAGCTTTCCAGTCGGGTTCTCGCGGTGCGAGGCCTCGTATTACCTTCTACCTTAAACCGGGTGGTCCTGGAGGCGGAGTTTGCTGACGGGTCTAAGGCCAGCGGTGAGTGCAGTATTGTAGAGCAACGGAAGAAGATCAGCCGGGTTTCGCTTTCACCGAAGAATCCCAAACCAACGGATTTGGCTGTCTCTGCTATTGATGAGGCCGATATTATCATTCTGGGTCCGGGAAGTCTGTACACTAGCATTCTACCGAATCTCCTAGTTAAGGAGATCGCCTCGGCCATTGCCCAGGCTTCAGCCTTGAAGATCTATGTCTGTAACATCATGACCCAGCCGGGGGAAACCGATGGGTATACGGCATCGGATCATGTACGGGCGGTCTTCGACCATGTTGGTCTTCCCATTGTAGACTATGTGATCATGAATAGTGAACCGGTGACTGTGGAGTTGGCCAAACGCTACGCCAAAGAAGGCTCCTATGCGGTGGAAGTTGATGCCGCACAGATTCGCAGTTTAGGATGTATCCCTGTGGTGCATCCCCTCCTCGATGGGCAGTGCCTAGCCCACCATGCACCGGATAGACTGGCCAGTATCATTATGAATATTCTATTTGCGACCTGGGGGGCATAA
- a CDS encoding protease complex subunit PrcB family protein, which yields MNKGLIIVGVVIAMVIGFMADRKIELCEVGSIGALTSTYTVITSQDQLQSLWPAFWNPGTPPQVDFDREVLIGAFLGKCSTGGYSIKIEKVTKRKGQLIVHTKIQRPGPEDIVIMVITYPGHVVSIPKKALDGANAVIFLDQNQRILGEVPLTK from the coding sequence ATGAACAAGGGACTAATAATTGTTGGAGTGGTAATTGCGATGGTGATCGGGTTTATGGCGGACCGAAAGATCGAACTGTGTGAGGTTGGTTCTATTGGTGCGCTGACTAGCACCTATACGGTGATTACCTCCCAGGATCAATTGCAGTCCCTCTGGCCTGCCTTCTGGAACCCGGGAACACCTCCCCAAGTAGATTTCGACAGGGAGGTTTTAATCGGTGCTTTCCTTGGCAAGTGTTCCACGGGAGGGTATAGCATCAAGATCGAGAAGGTTACCAAACGAAAGGGACAGCTTATTGTCCATACCAAGATCCAACGACCGGGCCCAGAGGATATCGTGATCATGGTGATTACCTATCCTGGGCATGTTGTCTCTATTCCTAAAAAGGCTTTAGACGGTGCTAATGCAGTCATCTTCCTAGACCAGAACCAGCGGATCCTAGGTGAAGTCCCTCTGACTAAATGA
- a CDS encoding VanW family protein has product MSSRTVFTVITPREIRMFVLPLLIVVILGSFIQRVERLVYGVRPGVMLDGQPVGGLFAHEVRRIVERKAQVYNTPPVNAQIDKKTREIIPGEMGKMIDIDGTVRMVLEASPRESLSSVVSEIRPEITFEMLVTLDESLGVFHTTLMGSPGRMQNIRLCMEAINNTVVGPGETFSFNQVVGERTYDKGYRPAPVIVGSSVIDDIGGGVCQVSSTLYNAVRVAKLEIVERHLHGMSVTYIARGMDATVAWPDVDFKFRNNTTLPVIVSAVVAGGQVRVEIVGKKR; this is encoded by the coding sequence ATGTCATCTAGAACGGTGTTTACGGTCATTACTCCCCGAGAAATTCGCATGTTTGTACTACCTTTGTTGATCGTAGTTATCCTAGGTAGCTTCATCCAGCGGGTTGAACGGTTGGTTTACGGAGTAAGACCGGGGGTGATGCTAGATGGACAGCCAGTCGGTGGATTGTTTGCCCATGAGGTACGACGGATTGTGGAGCGAAAGGCCCAAGTGTATAATACGCCACCGGTAAACGCGCAGATTGACAAAAAAACCCGGGAGATTATCCCCGGCGAAATGGGCAAGATGATCGATATTGATGGTACGGTCCGCATGGTGTTAGAAGCATCTCCTAGGGAGTCCCTTTCCTCCGTCGTTTCAGAGATTCGACCTGAGATTACCTTTGAGATGTTGGTCACGCTCGATGAATCATTGGGGGTCTTTCATACCACCCTCATGGGCAGTCCTGGTAGAATGCAGAACATCCGATTGTGTATGGAAGCGATCAATAATACGGTGGTGGGTCCTGGAGAGACCTTTTCCTTTAACCAGGTGGTGGGGGAACGCACCTATGATAAGGGATATCGTCCCGCACCGGTAATAGTAGGCAGTTCAGTTATAGATGATATTGGTGGTGGGGTCTGTCAAGTCTCTAGCACACTGTACAATGCGGTGCGGGTTGCCAAGCTTGAGATTGTGGAACGGCATTTACATGGTATGTCGGTTACCTACATTGCTCGGGGTATGGATGCCACAGTGGCTTGGCCTGACGTGGATTTCAAGTTCCGGAACAATACTACACTGCCGGTGATCGTTTCTGCGGTGGTTGCTGGTGGGCAGGTTAGGGTTGAAATAGTCGGCAAAAAACGGTAA
- the whiA gene encoding DNA-binding protein WhiA, translated as MAGTFSRRVKRELATLPVEKECCVEAELGVLVDLAGRLSKDTVGRRQLEFWFDHPSGAKRAFMLLKRVGLNGSLEVVRGGRQNKAKYVIRIPEEDLSLLTEAKVSLKRKCCQRAYLRIIFLCTGSVTDPKRGYHLELSLSDRAEADLVTDYLRELGMEGVGRIYRNRSPVVYLKRADSIADFLRLVGASAALLEFEDVRVQKNVVGQVNRLVNCETANMDKTIKAALDQVNDIKLIESKIGLHKLPDSLLQVALARLEHPYISLSELGRYLDPPLTKSGVNYRLRKLSAIAEKLADEQKESG; from the coding sequence ATGGCTGGTACATTTTCCCGTAGAGTAAAAAGAGAACTTGCCACTTTGCCTGTGGAAAAGGAGTGTTGTGTGGAAGCGGAGCTTGGGGTGTTAGTCGATTTAGCCGGACGTCTAAGTAAGGATACGGTAGGTAGAAGACAGTTGGAGTTTTGGTTCGATCACCCCTCGGGAGCTAAACGCGCGTTTATGCTACTTAAAAGAGTAGGACTCAACGGTTCTTTGGAAGTGGTCCGGGGAGGACGCCAGAATAAGGCAAAGTATGTCATCCGTATTCCCGAAGAGGATCTTAGCCTTCTTACCGAGGCAAAGGTGAGCCTAAAGCGCAAGTGTTGCCAAAGGGCTTATCTGCGGATTATTTTCCTGTGTACCGGTTCTGTGACCGATCCGAAACGAGGGTATCATTTGGAGCTAAGCCTTTCGGATCGAGCCGAAGCCGATTTAGTGACGGATTACCTAAGGGAGCTGGGCATGGAAGGTGTTGGACGGATCTACCGAAACAGAAGCCCGGTGGTCTACCTAAAACGCGCTGATAGTATTGCAGATTTCCTCCGATTGGTCGGTGCCAGTGCTGCGCTACTTGAATTTGAAGATGTCAGGGTGCAGAAAAATGTAGTAGGACAAGTTAACCGACTAGTCAATTGTGAAACGGCCAACATGGACAAGACGATCAAAGCTGCCCTAGATCAAGTTAACGATATTAAACTTATTGAGTCAAAGATCGGTCTGCATAAACTCCCCGATAGCCTGCTTCAAGTTGCTTTGGCCAGACTAGAGCATCCCTATATTAGTCTATCTGAACTCGGTAGATACCTCGATCCCCCCTTAACCAAGTCCGGAGTCAACTACCGCTTGCGCAAGCTAAGTGCCATCGCCGAGAAATTGGCAGATGAGCAGAAGGAATCTGGCTAA
- a CDS encoding three-Cys-motif partner protein TcmP has product MMASDTNETYWSNYDGLQHAKHRILSEYLGGWFAILGSVKGQMLYVDTHAGRGRHTTGELGSPLLALQTLLDHRDKDAILKHSNVHFLFLEAEEHNCEALERELALLQLPSKISVDLVNRDFEDVINSLLDSVDRKGKRLEPSFLFIDPFGFRLSMQLLRRLMRYPRVELLINFMFRYVDMAIRHESQAANMDRLFGCPDWNSLMAIDHPDQRSIETINLFSKQLNARYVTHMRMLGTNRATKYVLLHATNHVKGRQLMKNTMWKVSPDGSFCAYQNDNPHQLMLFEEEPDLTVLQKQLFDRFAGQTIEYETLCSWVDQTMWLKKHLNTVLRDYRKENKRAFSGYEGRFSFNQNPTIRFP; this is encoded by the coding sequence ATGATGGCGAGCGACACTAATGAAACATACTGGTCTAACTACGATGGCCTTCAACATGCTAAACACAGAATTCTGTCAGAGTATTTAGGTGGTTGGTTTGCTATACTTGGGTCGGTAAAAGGGCAAATGCTATATGTAGATACTCATGCTGGACGTGGTCGCCATACGACCGGTGAACTTGGCTCACCTCTTCTGGCGCTGCAGACCCTTCTGGATCATCGGGACAAGGATGCAATACTCAAACATAGCAACGTTCACTTCCTTTTTCTTGAAGCCGAGGAGCATAATTGTGAGGCACTTGAGCGAGAACTTGCTTTGCTACAGCTTCCTTCTAAGATTTCCGTTGATCTTGTTAATCGTGATTTTGAGGACGTCATCAATAGTCTTCTTGATTCGGTAGACCGCAAAGGAAAAAGACTTGAACCCTCCTTCCTCTTCATTGATCCATTCGGTTTCAGATTGTCCATGCAGTTGTTACGTCGTCTTATGAGATATCCAAGAGTTGAGTTATTGATCAATTTCATGTTCCGTTACGTGGATATGGCCATTCGGCATGAATCGCAGGCAGCTAACATGGATAGACTCTTTGGATGTCCTGACTGGAATAGTCTGATGGCGATTGACCATCCCGATCAGCGCAGCATAGAGACTATCAATCTCTTTTCAAAGCAACTTAACGCCCGTTACGTAACTCATATGCGGATGCTTGGAACCAATCGTGCTACTAAGTATGTGTTGCTACATGCAACTAATCATGTGAAGGGCAGACAACTGATGAAGAATACAATGTGGAAGGTGAGTCCAGATGGTAGCTTTTGCGCTTATCAGAATGATAACCCCCATCAGTTAATGCTATTTGAGGAAGAACCAGATTTGACAGTCTTACAGAAGCAACTATTCGATAGATTTGCAGGCCAGACCATCGAATATGAAACACTATGTTCATGGGTAGATCAGACGATGTGGCTTAAAAAACACCTAAACACTGTCCTTAGAGACTACCGTAAGGAGAATAAGCGTGCTTTTTCCGGATACGAGGGTCGGTTTTCGTTCAATCAAAACCCGACAATAAGGTTTCCTTAA
- a CDS encoding phage Gp37/Gp68 family protein, which produces MASISKIEWTEITWNPVTGCSKISEGCRHCYAERMARRLKAMGMHRYRNGFDVTLQPDVLQQPLRWQKPRLVFVNSMSDLFHEDIPSAYIRQVFEVMQKASKHTFQILTKRSKRLRELSRDLAWPPNVWMGVTVEAQEYDYRIEDLMSVPASVRFLSLEPLLGPIHGIPEKVDWVIVGGESGPGARPVDIRWIRCIRDECQKKDMAFFFKQWGGTRRKAKGRTLDGQIWSEMPDIRRCVL; this is translated from the coding sequence ATGGCTAGTATTTCAAAAATTGAGTGGACAGAGATTACATGGAATCCCGTCACTGGGTGCAGTAAGATTAGTGAAGGTTGTAGACATTGCTATGCTGAACGAATGGCGAGACGTCTTAAAGCGATGGGAATGCACCGTTACCGCAATGGATTTGATGTTACACTCCAACCGGATGTACTACAACAGCCGCTTCGCTGGCAGAAACCTCGCCTAGTGTTTGTCAATTCGATGAGCGACCTTTTCCACGAAGATATTCCTAGCGCATATATCCGGCAAGTTTTTGAGGTGATGCAAAAGGCATCAAAACACACCTTTCAGATCCTTACTAAACGTTCTAAGCGGCTGCGGGAGCTAAGTCGCGATCTGGCATGGCCCCCGAACGTTTGGATGGGGGTTACTGTTGAGGCTCAGGAGTATGATTACCGGATTGAGGATCTGATGTCTGTACCCGCATCTGTTCGGTTTCTGTCATTAGAGCCACTGTTAGGACCGATCCATGGGATCCCTGAAAAGGTGGACTGGGTGATTGTCGGTGGTGAGTCCGGGCCGGGAGCAAGACCGGTAGATATCCGTTGGATTAGATGTATTCGTGACGAATGCCAGAAGAAGGATATGGCCTTTTTCTTTAAGCAGTGGGGTGGAACACGTAGAAAAGCGAAAGGACGAACCCTCGACGGTCAGATCTGGAGTGAAATGCCTGATATCCGTCGGTGTGTTCTGTGA